The Lasioglossum baleicum chromosome 15, iyLasBale1, whole genome shotgun sequence genomic interval TATCAAATTATATCTTCGGAAACGAATTTTATGTTATACATCAACGTGCCACGTTGTGTCTGACAAATGTTTTGCAGGTTCTCGTGTTCGCTTTAATCCTAAAGCGAAATACTTTATAGAAAATCAACACTGTTAGAACGGATGCTTGGAAGGaacaaaatataagaaaatcTACAAAGCTAGAGTTTGTTAGTTTCGCTAAACTCAATGCCGGACAAGTGCATAATTTATAGTATATATACTTCGtcgcattttttataattagaaGGAGACGCGAGAGAATTTAGTAAGGAAGTGTAGCATCGATTCAGGAAAAGTACGagaaatttacaaaataaaaatattccatcGCCACGTGACTCGGAAAACTACGAGCAACTGTCGAGATGATTAAACACGGAGAAACAGTCAGCGCAATCGAATCTCGAGTGCATATACGAAACGAGTatgatacatatacatatatatatatatataaatatatatgtgtaaCAAAATGCGTCTGATAGTACCATAATACGAAGCGTCGAATGATTCAAAACTCTTGTGGCAGAATGTGAAACATATCTGCTGTTTCAACGTGACTAAGGAAACACGATACATATGCGAAGAGAATGATTGAGATAATAAAGATATAATTATAACAAATCTAAGTGAGTTAAGGTAATCGAAGAAATATACGACATGCGCaagaaatgaaatgaaacaacgtATTTTCATTAATCAATCCTACTGCTCCTTTTGAATTGGCCTCTCCTTTTCGAAcggtatggtttcagttatttCGAACAGTTACGGAATATATATTTCTTCATTTCTGGCAGTTTCACAAACCTGTTAATCCCATCAAACTTGGTATTAGATGATCTACAAACATTTTGTacatttccatttttctttttctaagaCAAACTACAGTTCATCAATTAGTAAAATACAGTAGAACTATATTTATACGTATTATACAGTCTTTGCGGCTGTGGTCGAAAACATTCAAGGAGAGGGAGTCTGGAGCGATGAATAGACAGATTGTGGTCGTTGAGATGGCCACCAAAGaacacattactagactgcggatctttacgtatttatggcttataaaaatattcaagaaatGCTGGAGCATTAAATTTGACAAAatatagtacgatttttatttatcttgaatctacaaatgctattaccaatgaaaataggaatttgtttacaaaattttgaaaattgcattaacacttatggcttatgaaaatgttcaaaaaatgctgcaatataaaattcgatagaatttagtaagatttttatttgttttggatctacgaaGGCAGTTCTTAaagtttgtctataaaaattgaaaattccataaacatccacagtcaaCGCATTACATTGGTCATGCCCTTTTACGAAATACAAGAGATATATACTAAACTATTCAATTCATATAGACATAAAACGAGATTTTGCAGGAATTAACGATCCTATATATTATGACAATCTTGCTTTACAGAAATCGTTAAAATTAAACTTTATATATGTATGAAAGAAAAATTCAGTCATTCGGAAACTTATGCTACGTTTACGTTCCTCTTCACTGTTGGAGAAATATCCTCTACTGAAACCACCGAAGGAAGCTAGACAGCAAAAACTATTGCATTCAGCGGTATAACATTAGGGATTTggtaaaaatatatacaggaGTTCTTCGATTGATTCATAACAGTTGGGGCATAGAACTTCTGGTTTATTGTACCATATATCGGAACAGTTTGTTTGTTCATTCATCTTTGCTTTTTATGTTCTGACGTGATAAAGCCCAGAACGCTTCCGGTTTCAATACACGGTGAATTGCTGTGAACTTCCATCCTATGTGAGAATGACAGACTTCACAAACAGCTATTGTCCATCCGTATCTATGGAAGTTCGAATCGATTCATTATATACACGTGTGATCTTGGGAAGTAAAAGATTCGTGATATAGAAAAGAAGTTTTACCCTTGGAACCATGTAAATTCAAGCGATACTGTATGACTGCTTAGCATCAAACCTTGGGCTTGAGACAAAGTCACAATATCGTGTATAACACCAGCAGGATTGCAATAAATACCAAGCGGACCGTCTACGCTCATTGTTATCATGTTAGATCGTTTTCCAATCTTGGCGTCGCACTGATTGCAAACGAATATTTTATCCTAGAAAGCAATAGCTGTTCATTAAAAATTCTACACAtgtctagactgcagatctttatgcagaataaaaatgttctacgtttattgtgggaagcaggaataaatataaaaattgattttttcgtaaatgcataaatatccgcagtctagtcgtaacGTAAAAACTCTTAGTTTCGTGTATACAtacattaattaaatatttgattTCCATTTGCAATCTAGAAATTGCACAATCATAACGTAATAAAACGTTTCGCGCATTGTCGTCTAGTAGAAAATTTTGGGCAACCCAAAATGACAAATTTGTAGGATCTTCTGGTATGCTCGCAGTCACTGAAAAGTAAGAAATCCATTATAATCGCTGTTGTTCGAGAGGTTCGACGTACTTCTTACCATGAATAGATTCAAGGTGTTTCTTTATTTGTGAAGAAAGTCTTTGCGAATCGTATTGTCTGTATACCCAGCCAGGCCAAGGAGTTACCACTGCATCTCGATTCTCTATTCTTTCTTGCCTTTTAAACTCCTCCTCGGTGGTTGGTTTTATTCGTAAACGATCCAACGATGCCAATCGTTGCTCAAGAAGCGGTGGTCCAAGCATTATTTCTGGTAAAACTTTAACATTCGCTGATATTCGATCGTATCCCTATATAAATGTGTACACGCATGTAGTGAAACGTGTATTGTAATCCATTTCGAATACAGAGAGTACAAAGTATAGTTAAAATTGACCTCCATGATAAGTTGCAAGATCTTGAATCGTTGTCTGCCCTTTGCTTTCACAGAATAACCTCCGTCGGTCAGAGCCATTTCATAAATTTCAGCTGTGACGCCTATAGGTGTAACCATATGGTTGCATCCGAAGCATACGACACCTATGGTGCGATTGCTTTGATAGAAAAACTGCAGGTCGATACTGTGCGAATCAAGTTTCATCGGCAATGTTTGTCCAGGAAACAACATAACAGATTTCTGTTCTAGCAACGGTAACTTCATATGAATCCCTTCGTCTAACATTGTCCTTCCGTTAAATTCTAACAGGCTGTGTCCTAAATACTACAAACACATTTATACGTTATAAAACGTGAAACCCAAGGAAATATTCTGATTTGTtagaaaatatgtatacagttGAACCTCTGTAACTCTAAAATCACTATAAGACAATCATTCTCTTCGTTCCTTTCCACTCTTTGTTGTTCCCTTAAGATTGGAGTTACCGAAATTCGACTAGATAAAAAGAACTTGAAAACATACAGTATGCCTGGGTGGCAATGTTAAATCAAAAGTACGTTCGGGTCGTTCTTCAGCAGTTTCTTCTTCCACTTGCTCTTCCTCGACATTGTTCTCTCTGAGTAGTCTCTCCGCTAGTGCTATGTGTAAGTTTGAATGCTCCTGCTGAGTCAAGTCTTGTCCAGACTCGGTTTCCAAGTTGGGCTGAGCATTCCAAAGCGGGACTCTCGAATTAAGCGAGCTACTCTCATCAGGCCTGCTGTTCTCATCAAGCGAACTACTCTCTTCAAGCGGGATACTCGCATTAGGCGAGGAGTTCGCATGAAGCGAGTGGCTCGCACGAGGCGGgatactcgcacgaagcgagctactcgcatcaGGATGAAGCGGGATACTCACATTAAGTGAACGGCTCGCATGAAGCGAAGTGCTCGACGCTGTTCCAAACAAAAATACAAAGCTCGAATGCAAACATTCATAAAATAATGTTCCGGAGAGTCTCTGTATATTCCATGTTACTATAATActataggttttgcactccaaattcactcttttgcaaatcaatttcacatccattaagaatatttaaaattattagacTGAGAGTTactaaaaatactttatttgcgaaagggtgaaattgatttgcaaaatctGTACATAAATGTTGTACATTTTCGACTGTATATCGatcaaaaaaattatattcgagCAACGaaccaattgataattttgtaAGAAATATGTTGCACACAACAGATACGAAGGAATTCagaatacaatatatatttGACGTTACACTGACGCATTGAAATTTGTAAGAAATCGCAACAATATGTGAAAATCGAATGCATAACCTAATAGCCTGACATACGTAATCCGAtatgtcaaaataaaaattatatgaaattcTATACCTAGCATCTCATGTTCTTCAGGTTCACTTAATCCGCCATCACCTTCTTCATCCGAGATCATCGTCGTTTAGAAATTCAGCAGAATTTCAAACTTTCGATTAATCGTAAACAATCAGTATTTTCCTTTGATAAACGTTGAACGCAATAGTAAATCTTCTTCTATTTGCAAACCATCACGAACCATCGCGAACTTTGCCACAGAGCATCTTTACAGAAACGAATCTCTCGACTTTTTCTATATACAGTATAACCGTGAATATAGCTCTAGGAAATTGCAGTATCGATAGTTGAAGTGAGATGGAAATTTGAAGATGtagaatttttcaagattttataTAATGCAGGCAAATAGAACGtaatattagaaattataatatgataatattcTGACTATGTTGCAAAatcgttttatttattatttaatttaaaaataaatgatgATTCTACAATGTTATTTTGTAGGATCCTACGAAATAAGGTTTATTGAAATATATCACTACAAGATCCGTATTAAATAGAGATTAAAGTAACTATTAAATATTTGAATGCGCATAGGAAATATAcatttaaatagtatttcagaaTTGTGCTTTATTATGCtcagtattttctattttcggaGTATATGTAATTAGACAATCTGCTGTGTAATCCATCCAATGTAATTGTATACATTTACGTAAACACCTGGAACATTATTTGTTGCACAGCCAATACCCCATGCTACCATACCAACAACTTGCCATTGTCCATTTCCAGATTGGCATACCAATGGTGAACCTCCATCACcctagaaaaattaattaatatgaacTATATATTGCTAAAAAAACTGTGATTCATTATAATAGAATAATCAACGTTAATTCTTACTGTGCACGCATCCTTTCCTGACTCTCCACCAGCACATACAAAACTGTTTGTATTCAGATTATAAAATTGTCCGAGTCTAGTCTGTCTTAGAGAAACTTCACAGTTCGATTGCATTACAATGGGCACATCCACTTCCTTCATTATGCTTTGATACCGACCATTCATACCAAACGCATCTTTTCCCCAGCCTGACACCCAACACCTTATAGAAAACATATGTTATAATTGTAATTTCATCTATTCAGAATATATTCATATTTACCTTGTG includes:
- the Ohgt gene encoding E3 ubiquitin ligase component cereblon, giving the protein MISDEEGDGGLSEPEEHEMLASSTSLHASRSLNVSIPLHPDASSSLRASIPPRASHSLHANSSPNASIPLEESSSLDENSRPDESSSLNSRVPLWNAQPNLETESGQDLTQQEHSNLHIALAERLLRENNVEEEQVEEETAEERPERTFDLTLPPRHTYLGHSLLEFNGRTMLDEGIHMKLPLLEQKSVMLFPGQTLPMKLDSHSIDLQFFYQSNRTIGVVCFGCNHMVTPIGVTAEIYEMALTDGGYSVKAKGRQRFKILQLIMEGYDRISANVKVLPEIMLGPPLLEQRLASLDRLRIKPTTEEEFKRQERIENRDAVVTPWPGWVYRQYDSQRLSSQIKKHLESIHVTASIPEDPTNLSFWVAQNFLLDDNARNVLLRYDCAISRLQMEIKYLINDKIFVCNQCDAKIGKRSNMITMSVDGPLGIYCNPAGVIHDIVTLSQAQGLMLSSHTVSLEFTWFQGYGWTIAVCEVCHSHIGWKFTAIHRVLKPEAFWALSRQNIKSKDE